GCCCCTCGAAGCCGTCATGCCCGCTGGGCTTCAACGCAATGAGCGCCATCCTGAGGTTGTCGAGATGTGTAGTCAGATCAATGCTCATAGATACAACCCATAGCATCGACCGCTGGCTGTACTAACCTCCGTTTTCTCTGAATCTTGCCTCAAAAGCAGCCAGTTTACAAACGGCCCAGTTGTTCTCTCTATGCCGAGCTTGTCGGATGAACGTTGGTTAACCGCTCTTGGCGAAAGCTGTCGCTAGACACGTAGTAAAGGAACGACGGCTTTGTCCCAGATCCAGCCATTGAGCCCGATTGGAGGCCGTTGTCCGCTTTTGATTGGTCGGCAGGCCACTTCGATAGTTTTGGGATGGCGGAGATTGAGCCGTTCACCCATAGGCTGATCCTTACTTGAAACCGCCGGCTTGTATCATGCCCATGAGGTGACGTTCGGTCCGGTGCGCCATCGAGCGCCCGCCAACTAAAAGCACCGGCGTCGCGGAGCTGACGCCGATCCGCAACCATCGCGACGCATTCCGACCCTACCCGGCCGCATCGATGCTGATGTCGTCGATGCAAAATGGGGGAAAGAAAAATGCTTAGGTCGGTCTGGCTTCTGGGCGCCTCGGCGCTCATCCTTGTTCCTGTGACCGCACATGCGGCGCAGGGGCAGAGTTCCAGCGCCGACGGGAAAGCCGCCGCCCTGCCGGAGAAGGGCGCGGAGGACATCGTCGTCACCGGGTTCCGCAAAGGCGAACTGGAAGCGGTACAGGCCAAGCGCGAGGCGTTCATCGTCTCGGATGCCATCGTCTCCGATGATATCGGTCGGCTGCCTGACCAGAACACGGCCGCAGCCCTTCGCCGCATTCCGGGCATTTCGGTGCAGGAGGATCAGAACGAGCCGCGCTTCCCCTCGATCCGCGGGCTGCCGCCGACCTATAATCGCACCCAGGTGAATGGTGCGATCGTCGCCACCGGCGACAATGGCGGCTCGCGCACCGTCCCGCTCGACACCGTCCCGTCCAACTTCGCGCAGCGGCTGGAAGTCTACAAGACCGTCACCCCCGAAATGGACCCCAACGCCATCGGCGGGATCATCAACATCGTCACCCGCAGCGCTTTCGACAGCGACGGCCCGTTTCTCAACGCCACCACCGCCTTCACCCTGCTCGAACAGGCGAACGACATCGCGAGCGAACGGGCCAGCTGGCGTGCAAACGCACAGGCAGGCACACGCTTCGGCGCGGACCAGCAGTTCGGGATCGTTGGCCAGGTCAACTATTCGCTGCGCAACTATGACATCACCCAGTTCGAGACCGCAACGCCCAGCTTCCGCGAATATACGGGCGCGGGCGCACCGGTCGACCTCGGGCGTGGGAACGGCATCCCGGTGCCCGTGCAGGAACGGCTTTTCCTCTACAACAATGTGCGCGAACGCATCGGTGGTGCGCTCGCGCTCGAATGGCAGCCGGGGCAGGGCGTCTATATGCGGCTGTTCGGGACCTATAACCGGTTCAAGGACAACGAGACCCGCGATGAGAACCGGCTTGAGCAGGTCGGCAATGTCACCAATCAGACCGCGACGACCGGCACCTTTGCCAGCGCGCGCAACGTCATCAATCTCAACCTGCCGACCACCAGCCAGGAAATCTGGAACGTCCAGTACAATGCCCGCGTCGAAGCCAGCGACCAGCTGCGGATCGATGCCGATGCAATCTATTCGGGCGCGCAGGGCAAGGAGGTCGGACGCGGTGAAACCTTCCGTTCGGCCAGCAGTGCCGCCTTCGCCTTCGATTACGATGCCGCCGATTTCTTCTTCGAGTTCGCGCCCCGCACGCCGGCAAGCCTCGCCAATCCGGCACTCCACCCCTTCCTCAACCGCACCGAGAGCCTGAACACGACCCGGCAGGACATTTACGAGGGCCGGCTCAACCTAACCTATGACGCTGCGATCGGCGACAGCGAGGTCGAGCTGAAGGCGGGGGCATATTCCGGCGCACCGATCATGTGCGCAATCAGGATCAAACCACCTATACGCTGACGCCGGGATCGGGGGTCAGCTACACGCTGGCCGACGCCTTTGTACGTAAGCCGCTCGATGTGATCGGCGGCAAGGTCTTCGATCTCGCGATCGATCGCGACCGGGCGCTCGCCTTCTTCAACGCCAATCGTGGCGCCTTCACCGCGGCGACCAACAATGTGAATGGCGACTTCACCGTCACCGAGGACGTCTATGGCGGCTTCGTCCAGGCACGGGCCAAGCTGGGCAATCTCGAGGTTCTGGGCGGCCTCCGCTATGAGCGCACGGACGTGAGTTCGACATCGGTGCGCGTCAATGGCGGCGTAGCGACGCCCTCAATCGCCGATGGGGGCTTCAACAGCTTTCTGCCGAGCGTGCATGTGCGCTGGAACGCAACGCCCGACTTTGTGGTCCGTGCGGCGTGGACCAACACCATCGGGCGCGCGAACTTTGGAGATGTGACCGCGCGCGAGACGCTGAACATCATCGCCGGCGCCATTCCCACGCTCGCGCGCGGCAATCCTGGTCTCAGGCCCCGCAAGGCGATGGGCCTCGACCTGTCGGCCGAATACTACACCGGCAACGGGGGCCTGCTGTCGATTGGCGTGTTCTACAAGGATATCGAGAACGAGATTTTCAACGTGACCTCGATCGAGACGATCGACCTCGGCATCGGTCGCGGTGTCGAGCAGGTGGAAGTGTCGCAGCCCGACAACGCGCAATCGGCAACCATCTTCGGCGTCGAAGCGGCGGTTCAGCAATCGCTGACGTTCCTGCCGGAACCTTTTGACGGGCTCGGGTTCAACATCAACGGGACCTATGTGAACAGCGACCTCGACGTGCTGACCACCGCCGGCCCGCGCAAACTCGGCTTCTTCCTTCAGCCCACCTGGGCAGCAAACGCATCGCTGTTCTATGAAAAAGGCCGGCTCGAGGCGCGGCTGGCTTACAATTACACCGGCGGGTTCCTCGAGACGATCAATCAGACGATCCCGGGCGCCGACCAGTTCTGGAAGTCGCGCGGGACGCTGGATGCCCAGATCCGCTTCCGCCTGACCCCCAACATTGACCTGTTCGTCGAAGGCGAGAACCTGACCGACAGCCGGCGGATCGAGCTGACCGGTCCTAACCGGAACCTGCTGCAGGAAGCCGCCCAATATGGCCGCACGTTCAGCATCGGCGCCTCGGTGGTGATGTGATGCTGCATTCGGCCCTTGTCGTCCTGCTCGCGCTCGCCGCGCCCGCGGCCGCCCAGATCGCCTCGGGCGAGGTGTCCGCGGTGCGCGTCGCACCCGTGCCGCCGTCGCCCGCCGAAGGGCTGTCGGCCGAGGAGGTCGCGCGATGGCCTGCACCCGAGGCCCGGCAGGGCGTGGCCGTGGACGCGAGGCATTTTTATGCGATCGCCAATAGCCGGATCGGCAAGTACCGGAAGGCTGATGGCGTGAAGGTGGCTGAATGGGTGGGCGATCGCGTTGCCATCCGCCACCTGAACAGCTGTGTCGTCGAGAGAACCGAACTCGTCTGCGCGAACAGCAACTATCCCCAGACCCCGATGGCAAGCTCGGTCGAGATTTTCGACACACGGACGATGCGCCATCTGCGCTCGGTGCCGCTGGGCGTGCGAGACGGCTCACTCACCTGGGTGGAGCGCCGTGCCGGTGTCCGGTGGGCAGCGTTGGCCAACTATGATCCCCCGCGCAGCTATCTCGGCAGAACGCATCGCGACACGCGGATCGTGCTCTTCAACGACAGCTGGGCCGAAATGGGCGGCTACGCGCTCCCCGACAGTCTGCTGAACAAGCTTGCGCCACACAGCCTGTCGGGCGGCAGCTTCGGCCCGGACGGTCTGCTTTACCTGACCGGCCATGATGCATCCGAGATCTATGTCGTGCGCATCCCGGCCCAGGGGCCGGTGCTGGAGCATATCGCCACCATCAATGCCCCAATCGAGGGACAAGCATGGGCCTGGGACCGGACCGCAGGCCGGACGATCTTCGCCATATCGCGCAGCACCGGCGCCGTGATTGTGATCAGGGTTCCCAAAATCTGAGCAGTCTGCCGCTCAAGCCGAGCATCCCAGGCTCAATCGGCCATATTGAATGCCTGGTTTGCCGAGCTGTCTGCACATGCCTTGCCGCATAGCGCATGCCCTTGATCGTCTTCCGTGCCCGTCGGACGGGTTCCCGGCAGCTCAACCGCGCGACTGGAGGTGATGTCCTGCGCCGTCGCGCAACATGGCGGTGACCGAGGCGGCGCGGACGGGCAAGGATACAAGGCAGCCTTGAATGTTTTGGCAACCCTCGCGTTCGATCACTTCGAACTGCGCGACATCCTCCCATATCCCTCCCGTTCAGTTGTAGTAATAGGGTGATCGCTGCGCCCAGACCGTGCCCGGATAGCGGGCGTGGAGCAGCCGGAAGGCGCGCTTGCTCAGCTGGTTGTGGTTGTTGCCCCAGCGCCCTACCCGATTGAGCCGATACAGCGCTTCGCCGGCGCGCGGATCGCGCGGATGGGCGGTGACATAGGCCAGCGCCTCCTCCCACAGCGTCGTCCCGCCGGTCTTGCCGCGATCGAGATCGGCAGCGCGCCGGAACGCGCTGCGTTCGCTGCGCGCCGCCGCTTGCATTGGCCTGGCGAAGCTGGCGGGGCGGGCAGGGAAGGCCTCGCCACAGCGCCCGTTGCAGGTCAGATCGACAGCGTCGTCCTGCGCACCGCCGTCCCACCAGCGGCACTCATAATAGTCCTTGGCGGCCGGGAAGGCGGCCGGCGCCATACCGCGCGGCAGCTGCACAAACCAATCATCCCAATAGCCGCCGAACGAAGCCTCATCGCCATGGGGGCGGGCATAATCGGCCAGATCGGTGCGCAGGCTGGGGATCTTGGTCATCACGAAGATCTCCGCGAAGCGCTTGGCGGGGCCGGGCGGGGTACGCAGGATCCGCTGCCAGTCGGCCTTCACCTGCGGCAGCAGCGTAACGAGCATCCGGGCGGTCTCGTTCACCGCCGCATCGCGCCGCAGCAGCACTGCGCGGACATAGTTGGTCAGTGTGAGATCAAGCCGCAGTGCGGTGGGGAGCCTGGCGCTGCGGCCGAGCGCCAACCGCTCAGCCAGCGGCAGCCGGTCGATCGTCATCCGCGCATCGTCGCCAAGGCCGAGCCAGTCCTGCCCGCGCTGCCCCAGCTGCGCCTCGGCGGCGACGGCGGCACAATCGCCTGCGCCGGCTTTGCAATAGGGCTGGCGGAGTGCGTAGCCGGTGAAGTCGGCGAGGCTGGTCGCCAACTGGGCGCGGATCGACAGGAAGATGTTGCGATCCGACGGCGTCAGGTCGCGCCGGGCGAGCAGCGCGTCGACCTCGGGCCGCAGCGTCGCATCGGGCACGCGGCCGATGCGTAGCCGCAGCAGGTGGTAGCGGGCGGTGAGCCAGGCCGGGTCATCCGCCGCAACCCGGTCAGCGGCCCTCAGGAGAGGCAGGGCGCCGGCGTCGTCCGGGCGGGCAAGGCCGAGCGCAGCAACGAGCCAGGCGGTGCGGTGAGTCGCCTGCCAGCGACCGGTGGCGTGGGCGAGCCCTTCCTCACGATTGCGCGCGCCGAGCGTCGCGATCCAGTCGGCCGCCTCCGGTTTGTCGGGCTGATTGGCCGAAAGGCTCCAATAGTCCTTGAACTGGACCGCGATGTCCGGGGTAGGCGTCTTCGCGTTCAGCACGCGATCGAGCCGGTCGCGGAGCGCGGCGGGATGCTCGTGATAGTCGAGCACCTGCTGCATCCGGACGACTTCGCCCCTGCCATAGGTGCCGTCCGGTGCGGCGGCGAGCGTGGCAATCGCGGCATGGGCACGCGCGAAGGCGGCGGATTCGCGGGTAGTGAGCGCGGCGCGCTGAATGGTGCGTGCCTGGAGGTAGAGCGCAAGCTTATGCCACGGCGAGGTGGGGTCGCGACCGATCGCGGCAAAGGCGGCTTCCGCATCGGCGAGCCGGCCGTCATAGAGTGCCAGCGCCGCCTGCTGGTACGCCCGGTCGGCGCGCAGCCAGGCCGGAGCGCCGGGATCGAGTGGCGGCAGGGTAATGCCGTCCTTGCTGCACGCCTCGAACACGCGGTCCTGCGCATCGACCCAGGCGCGCACCCAAAGCGAGGTGGCACCATGCGCGGCGATCCGCGCCTTCAGCGTTGCCGCGGCGGTGGTGAAGGCGTCGCCGAAGCAGGTGGGGATCGAGGTGTAGTCGGGGCCCTGGCGCTCGGTCGACACCCAGTAATAATCGGCCTCAAGGCCGGGGACCTGCCGCCGCGCCTCGAGCCAGACGCCGGTCAGATCCTGCCAGTCACCGCAGCATGGGGTGGTGAGCGCCCGGGCGGCGTCGGTGCCAGTCTCCAGCCCGGTAAGCAGCCGCCAGTCGAGATAGCGCACCGCCGCAGGCGCGCTGGGTTTGACGATGCCGACATTGCCGGCTGCGAAAGCTGCGCGATCGATCGGGTGCAGCGCATGGCTG
The Sphingomonas changnyeongensis genome window above contains:
- a CDS encoding TonB-dependent receptor, whose protein sequence is MRNQDQTTYTLTPGSGVSYTLADAFVRKPLDVIGGKVFDLAIDRDRALAFFNANRGAFTAATNNVNGDFTVTEDVYGGFVQARAKLGNLEVLGGLRYERTDVSSTSVRVNGGVATPSIADGGFNSFLPSVHVRWNATPDFVVRAAWTNTIGRANFGDVTARETLNIIAGAIPTLARGNPGLRPRKAMGLDLSAEYYTGNGGLLSIGVFYKDIENEIFNVTSIETIDLGIGRGVEQVEVSQPDNAQSATIFGVEAAVQQSLTFLPEPFDGLGFNINGTYVNSDLDVLTTAGPRKLGFFLQPTWAANASLFYEKGRLEARLAYNYTGGFLETINQTIPGADQFWKSRGTLDAQIRFRLTPNIDLFVEGENLTDSRRIELTGPNRNLLQEAAQYGRTFSIGASVVM
- a CDS encoding TonB-dependent receptor plug domain-containing protein; the protein is MTAHAAQGQSSSADGKAAALPEKGAEDIVVTGFRKGELEAVQAKREAFIVSDAIVSDDIGRLPDQNTAAALRRIPGISVQEDQNEPRFPSIRGLPPTYNRTQVNGAIVATGDNGGSRTVPLDTVPSNFAQRLEVYKTVTPEMDPNAIGGIINIVTRSAFDSDGPFLNATTAFTLLEQANDIASERASWRANAQAGTRFGADQQFGIVGQVNYSLRNYDITQFETATPSFREYTGAGAPVDLGRGNGIPVPVQERLFLYNNVRERIGGALALEWQPGQGVYMRLFGTYNRFKDNETRDENRLEQVGNVTNQTATTGTFASARNVINLNLPTTSQEIWNVQYNARVEASDQLRIDADAIYSGAQGKEVGRGETFRSASSAAFAFDYDAADFFFEFAPRTPASLANPALHPFLNRTESLNTTRQDIYEGRLNLTYDAAIGDSEVELKAGAYSGAPIMCAIRIKPPIR